The sequence below is a genomic window from Candidatus Acetothermia bacterium.
GCCAGGTGTTTGAGCGGGGTGGGGGTGCCGTAGTACTCCACCATCACGTTCTCCAGGAGCGCCGGGTTGGCCCGTCCGGTGTGCACCTTCCCCAGCTCCGCCCGGAACACCTCCAGCGTCCTCGCCATGTGGGCTTTGGCGTCACGTAGTAGCGGATGTTCCATACGTTCCCACCTCGGCGAATCCTAGCCGCGATGCGTCCCGGTCGCAAGCAGGCGATAATCGCCCGTGCGCATTCCGGTGGGGTCCGTGCTCGCCGGGCACCCGTACGCCCGGGAGATCCTGGCCCGCCTGAACGCGGCCGGCCATCAGGCCGTGCTCGTCGGGGGGGCGGTGCGGGACGCGGTCCTGGCCGAGGCCCGGGGGGAAGCTTTCGTGGCCCAGGACGTGGACATCGCCACCTCGGCCGCCCCGGCCGAGGTGCGGCGTCTGTTCGCCGACCGCAAGGTCCTCACGGTGGGAGAGAGCTTCGGGGTGGTGGTGGTGGTCGGCCCGGATGGCCGACAGTACGAGGTGGCCACGTTCCGCACCGAGGACGGCTACGCCGACGGCCGGCGGCCGGACCGCGTGCGGTGGGGCTCCCTCGCCGAGGACGTGCGGCGACGGGACTTCACCGTGAACGGGCTCGCCGCCGACGCCGACGGGGAGGTCCTGGATCTGGTGAAAGGGATCCCCGACCTTAAGGCCGGCCTCATCCGGGCCATCGGTGATCCCCACCAGCGGTTCGCCGAAGACTTCCTGCGCATGCTGCGCGCCGTGCGCTTGGCCTGCCAGCTTGGGTTTGCCATCGAGCCCCAGACCGCCGCCGCCATCCGCGCCCATGCCCCCCGCATCACCGGCATCTCCTGGGAGCGGATCCGCGACGAGCTTTTGCGTACCCTGGCCACCCCCCGAGCCGCCCGCGGGGTCGCCCTCCTCGAGGAGCTCGGCCTTCTCCGGCACGTGCTCCCGGAGATCGCCGCCCTGCGCGGCGTGCCCCAGCCCCCGGAGTACCACCCGGAGGGGGATGTCCTGGTCCACACCGTGGCCGCGGTGGGCGCGGCGGACGGGGTGTGGGACGACCCGGTTCTCAAGCTGGCGGTGCTGTTCCACGATGTGGGCAAGCCCGCGGCCCTGGAGCGCTCCGGGGGGGA
It includes:
- a CDS encoding HD domain-containing protein, with the protein product MRIPVGSVLAGHPYAREILARLNAAGHQAVLVGGAVRDAVLAEARGEAFVAQDVDIATSAAPAEVRRLFADRKVLTVGESFGVVVVVGPDGRQYEVATFRTEDGYADGRRPDRVRWGSLAEDVRRRDFTVNGLAADADGEVLDLVKGIPDLKAGLIRAIGDPHQRFAEDFLRMLRAVRLACQLGFAIEPQTAAAIRAHAPRITGISWERIRDELLRTLATPRAARGVALLEELGLLRHVLPEIAALRGVPQPPEYHPEGDVLVHTVAAVGAADGVWDDPVLKLAVLFHDVGKPAALERSGGENMGGHCGIGARIAEEALTRLRLPRREVDRVAYLVREHMRVARLPEMGIGKQVRLLGEGEDERAPLADLPRRFPLFADLLRLVICDAEASAHRADAWRPLLSRSVGLLVHLRHIHGIRRARELITGDDLVALGARPGPRLGQVLSAVHERILAGEITTRDEALALAARLLEGQR